CTCGTAAATAATTTTTTCATCATCAACACGTATCTCATCACGCATTGGATCAACATGTGCTTTATCTTTTTTTATAATTTCACCATTAACAGTGACATATCCTTTTCTAATTAATTCCTTCACTTCTTTTCTTGTTCCAAAACCACTATGGGCTAAAAGTTTATCTATTCTCATGATGGACTCACCTCTATATATTTAACCTTCTTTTCTGTCTTTTCTTCATCAATATAATAACTGATATAAACCTTAACTGTTCTTTTCATTTCGCATTCACCAGATAATTGTATTCCTTTATAAAAATGTTCTGCTTTATTAACATAATTTTTATGTAAATGATAAGGTTCCTGATCAAAGAGTCCAATCACTGGGCAGGTTTGTTCATCTGTTTCCTGAGCATATGCTAAAGCCATAATATTATACATATTTATTTGTGGCTGATCAATGATAATATCATACCGATATTTTTGATCTAATTGATTGAAAATCAATTGAATACGAAAAGGAAAATCTTTATCAAAATTCTGCTGATTCTTCAAATCATTCTTAATCTCTTCATACATTGTAAACTGTGAATTTTGCTGTGTTTGATTACATGCCACACACAATAACAGAACACTTATGAACAGAATTGTTTTTTTCATATTATCACCATCTTTTATTATAGCATTTTTCACCAAATGAAAAAAGGCTATTTCTAGCCTTTCTACTGACATTTACATTCAAATGTATCACAAGCTGTTTCAGCAACATCTTTTGCTTCTTTACAGCGACAGTTATTCACATGAATGCAATTTGCTTCACAACATCCATCACAATAGTATTTACAAGTATCCACGCTACATTTTACATCTTTAGCCATGGTTTCACCTCCATATTTTATTATGGCAGAAACCTAAGATAAATATACAATCAAACAACTAAAACTGTACTCTAGTTCACCATTATGAGATGTCATAGCAACCTGATAATGAATATTTTGAATATCAGGATTTTCTTTACAAATAAAATCATTTAAAGCATCTTCTAAATCAAGTTCATGTGTTTTTTCAATAATTTTTATTTTCATGCATTCATATTAACACACATCACTTAAAAATTTTGTCATTATTGGTTAATCTCAATTGTAAACTGACACA
Above is a genomic segment from Candidatus Stoquefichus sp. SB1 containing:
- a CDS encoding sporulation protein Cse60, translating into MKIKIIEKTHELDLEDALNDFICKENPDIQNIHYQVAMTSHNGELEYSFSCLIVYLS
- a CDS encoding DUF1540 domain-containing protein, translated to MAKDVKCSVDTCKYYCDGCCEANCIHVNNCRCKEAKDVAETACDTFECKCQ